The window AGGTTGACGTTCTGGTGCGCGGGACCACCTGGACCAAACACCGTGATACATCACTTGGTTTGAACTTTGCCGGAGTCAATTATTATGACGGCCAAGGTTTTATGGTGTCCAAAAAGCTTGGAATTAAATCAGCAAAAGAGCTCGACGGAGGAATTTTCTGTGTTCATGCAGGGACGACCAGTGAACTGAATTTAGCGGATTATTTTGCCAAAAATAACATGAAATACGAGGCGATAGTCTTTGATACGCATGATCAGGCTGCCAAAGGGTTTGAAGCTGGGCGCTGTGATTGCCTGACCGCTGATCAGTCGCAATTATATGCCCTGCGCACCCATCTGAGCAAGCCGTATGATGCTATGATCCTGAAGGATATCATCTCCAAGGAACCACTGGGGCCGGTTGTCCGTCAAGGAGATGATGCTTGGTTCAATGTGGTGCGCTGGTCCTTTTTCGCTATGCTCAATGCTGATGAGCTAGGGGTCACATCTGCCAACGTTGATGCGATGAGAAAGAGGTCTGTTAACCCTGCTATTCGACGCCTAGTGGGGCTGGACGGCGATAAGGGACAAAGCCTGGGACTGCCCGACGACTGGAGCTACCAGATTATTAAACAGGTCGGCAATTATGCCGAGAGTTTCAGGCGTAATGTGGGGAGCGGTTCCTCCTTGAAGATTGAACGCGGACTGAACGCCTTATGGAAGGACGGGGGCATTCAGTATGCTCCGCCTATGCGTTGAGGGTGATGAGCAAATCGGAAGCCATAGCCCGATGGTGGAATCAGGGCCGGAATAGGGCCTTGCTTTTTCAGGTTCTCCTGATACTGGGCACTGTTTTGTTTTTTTTTCTGATCGGAGCAAATGCCCTCGGCAATCTGGAGCAGCAGGGCATAACCAGCGGCTTTGCCTTTCTTTCTCAAAAGGCCGGGTTCGGGATCATCCAGACTTTGGTTTCTTATAACGAGTCCAGCACCTATGCTCGAACCTTTCTGGTAGGCCTGCTCAATACCATCCTGATTTCTGTTTTAGGAATTATCTGTGCAACCGTCCTTGGTTTTCTGGTGGGAGTTGCGAGGTTATCCTCTAACTGGCTGATTGCCAAATTAGCTGCGATCTATATTGAAATTTTTCGAAACCTCCCCCTGCTCCTCCAAGTTTTTTTCTGGTATTTTGCTGTTCTTCGCGCCCTTCCTTTGCCCCGCAACAGCCTGCATATAGGGAACTGGTTCTTTTTGAATATTCGAGGAATTTATATCCCACGGCCCCTTCCTGAGCAGGGGTTTGCTCTGTTGGGCATGATTTTTTTGATGAGTATCGCTGGGGTTTGTGCGCTGAAAATATATGCACGAAAATATCAGGAAAAAACAGGAACAGAGTTGCCGATCTTGTCCGCTTCCTTGGCAATCTTCATCATTCCGTCCGCCATTACGTGGTTTGCTACCGGTCGACCTTTGTATTGGGAACTTCCATCTCTGCAAGGACTTAATTTTAAAGGAGGAATGGTTGTTATCCCAGAGCTTGCCGCTCTTCTCCTTGCCCTGACCGTGTATACGTCCAGCCTTATTGCTGAGATTGTTCGTTCCGGTATCCTGTCAGTCAGCCATGCCCAGACTGAAGCGGCCCGATCCTTGGGTTTACCGCAAAGGAAGATTCTGCGACTGGTTGTTATTCCACAGGCTATGCGAGTTATGATCCCGCAAATGACCAGCCAGTATCTCAATTTGGTCAAAAATTCTTCACTGGCCACAGCAATCGGTTATCCAGACTTGGTCTCGGTTTTTGCCGGGACGAGCTTAAACCAGACCGGGCAGGCCATTGAGATCATTGCCATGACCATGGCGGTCTATCTGACTATTAATCTTACTATCTCTTGGTTGATGAACCAGTATAATGCGCGAGTTTTATTGCAGGAGCAGTAACTGGAGAATGTTATGACAAGAGCGCATATTTCGCATCCTGATTTACCTCCACCGTTGATCAGCGTGGGTGTTGTGGGCTGGTTGCGGCGGAATCTGTTTTCAACACCGTTGAACACGCTGCTCACTCTGGGGGCCTTTTATGTGCTGTATCGCCTTTTGCCGCCTATGGTCAACTGGGCACTGCTTGATGCTGATTGGGCTGGAACTGGTCGGGAGGCCTGCTCCGGTGAGGGGGCTTGCTGGGTCTTTGTTCGGCTGCGTTTCATTCATTTTATGGTCGGGTTCTATCCGGAAAGCGAATTATGGCGCCCTGTTGCAGCCTTTGGGCTGGCTGGGTTTCTTCTTCTGTACCTCCTGCTGAACCATCTGCCGTATAAGGGCTGGGTTGCAGGATTCACCATTTTTGGTTTTCCTTTTATCGCCTTTTTCCTCTTTTACGGTGGCCTGTTTGGATTGCCTGTGGTGGAGACGCATCAATGGGGCGGGCTGATGCTTACCCTGATTCTCTCAACAGTGGGAATGCTTTTTGCCCTCCCTCTTGGTACGTTGCTGGCATTAGGTCGACGCTCTTCTATGTCTGTGGCAAGGGCCCTGAGTGTGGTGTTTATTGAGCTCTGGCGTGGTGTTCCACTGATCACAGTCCTCTTCATGTCTTCGGTGCTGCTTCCTTTGTTCATGCCGGACGGGATTCGGCTGGATAAACTGTTACGCGCCTTGATAGGTATATCCCTGTTTCAGTCCGCCTATATGGCGGAGGTTATCCGCAGCGGGCTCCAAGCTGTTCCCAAGGGGCAATATGAGGCCGCAGATGCCTTGGGCCTGTCCTATTGGAAGGCCATGTTATTGATCATTCTTCCCCAGGCCTTGAAGACAGTCATTCCAGGCATAGTGAATACCTTTATTGAGCTTTTTAAAGACACCACCCTTGTACTTATCATCGGCCTTTTTGATCTTTTAGCCACGGTCCAGGGCTCCTTTACGGACAGCAAATGGCTGGGATTCACCACAGAAGGCTATATCTTTGCCGGGCTGATCTATTGGATGTTCTGTTTCTCTATGTCCAGATACAGCCACCATCTGGAAAAGAAACTGCATACCGGGCACTAACAAAGAAAATTTATGGGAAATACATCCGCACAACAGGCAGGTCAAGGGAGCGGCATTGCTCTTGCACTCGATGGAGTTCATAAGTGGTACGGTACCTTTCATGTCCTTAAGAATATTAACCTGACGGTTCAACGGGGTGAGCGGATTATTATCTGCGGTCCCTCCGGTTGTGGAAAATCAACCCTTATCCGCTGTATAAACAGGCTGGAAAAACATCAGCAGGGGATGATACAGGTGGACGGGATTGAGCTTGATGATGATATCAAGCATATTGAGCAGGTGCGCCGTAATATAGGTATGGTCTTTCAACAGTTTAATCTGTTTCCGCATCTAACTGTGCTGGAGAATTGCTGCCTAGCCCTCATTTGGGTTCTCAAGAAGCCCCGCAAAGAAGCTGAGACCATTGCTTTGGATTATCTGGAACGTGTCAGGGTGGTTGATCAGGCCTTTAAATATCCTGGGCACTTATCCGGTGGTCAGCAGCAGCGGGTGGCTATTGCTCGTTCTCTGTGCATGAATCCCAGTATTATGCTCTTTGATGAACCAACCTCGGCCCTTGATCCGGAGATGATCAAGGAGGTGCTTGATGTTATGGTGGATTTGGCACGCGAAGGCATGACCATGCTCTGCGTCACCCACGAGATGGGGTTTGCTCGAACGGTTGCCGATAGGGTTCTTTTTATGGATTCCGGTGAGATTATCGAGGAAAACAATCCTGAAAACTTTTTCTCCAATCCGCAGTCAGAGCGGACCAAGCTATTTTTGGGGCAGATTTTATAGGGGATACAGGGGCATTGTCCAGGAGAGGTTATGAAAGAATTGATGTTGATGGAGCCGACAAACCTCACCTTTCAAGAGTTGTTCAGTAACGGGATGCGGTATGCTGTCCCTCGATTTCAACGTGATTATGCCTGGGGTTTGGAGCAGTGGGAGGATTTATGGTCCGATCTCAGTACCTTGCCTGATGAACATTACCATTATATGGGGTATATTGTTCTTCAGAGGAAAGAGCAGTATCATTTCGAGGTCATTGATGGACAGCAGCGACTGGTAACGGCAACCCTGATTATCCTGGCGGCAATGAAACAGATTCAGGACTTGATTGATGCCGAACAGGATCCCAAAAATAATAAAGAACGACTTGATGAATTACGCAGCAGGTTTATCGGTTCCAAAGATATTGTTTCCTTAAAGGTGAGCAGTAAGCTTTCCTTGAATCGTAATAATAAACGTTTCTATCGCTCAGTTTGTTCTCAACTGGCAGCCCCTAATGTTCGCGGTCTTACCGTCACCAATAAGCTGGTAAAAAAATGTTTTGACTTCTTCTATAAACAAAAAATAGGAGTGGCAGGGCATGAAATCGCCGCCTTTGTTGAACAGGTCACCTCCGGCCTGATGTTCACCCGAATTGTTGTACAAGATAACCTGAACGCCTATAAGGTTTTTGAAACATTGAATGCTCGGGGTGTCCAGTTGTCCACCCCTGACCTGTTAAAGAATTATCTTTTTTCCGTGATTACTGGCAAGGATGACGTGCCGGATGAGCAGTTAGATGAACTGGATGAGGACTGGTCCGCTATTGTGGATCAGCTAGGAGAAAATACGTTTACCGACTTCACCCGTTATCATCATAATTTTCAAAAAAGGCTTGTCACGAAAAAAGGGTTGTTTAAATCCATCAGAGAATTGGCTGACACACCGGAGAGTTCGTATTCCTACGTACGATCATTAGCCGAATTCTCCCCTGTATACGCTTCGTTACTCAGCCCCTATGACGAGTGGTGGGCATTGCAGGGTGGTGAGTATCGACCGGCACGCCATTACCTGGAAGGACTAAAACTGTTTAACATTAAACAGCCTTTCACCATTCTGATGGCGGCCTTTAAGGCCTTTTCCCCTGATGAGTTCATTAAGCTGCTCCGTTATCTCTATGTCCTTTCCATTCGCTATAACGTCATTTGTCGCCATTCGCCCAATGAGCAGGAACGGAGTTATAATCGAATCGCGATGCGGGTGTTTCATAAGGAATACACGCAGGCAAGTCATGTGAAAAACTCTGAGGAATTCAGAACCTTGTATCCAGAAGACAGCAGTTTTAAAAACGCTTTTGAGTTTTATAAGATGCCCAGCAGAAGATCTTCAAAAAAGATTAGGTTTCTGCTGGCGGAGATTGAGCGATTTCTGGGGCATCAAGTTGATTACACGAAGACAAGTCTTGAGCATGTCTGTCCGTATAATCCTGATCAAGGTTGGTATGACCATTTTGGTCAAGGGGCCAATGAGATAGCTGATCGTCTCGGTAATATGGTTCTTTTGACAAAAGATGATCTGAAAAGGAGCACCTTTTTCCAGAAGAAGGAAGCATACCTTCTCTCTCCATTTCGCTTGGCGTGTAAGGTTGCGGAGTATGAGGAGTGGAATCTGAAAAATGTGAATTTGTTCCAGGAATGGCTTGCCTGTCAGGCGGCTTTGGCTTGGAGGGTGGGTTAGTGCCTTACCCCCTCAACTTCTGTCATGAAAAGTAAGAAAATCAAGCGGCTATTTTTAAAATATTTTCAATAGATGTAACCAGTAGCGCATTCAGAGCGTTTGCCAGCCGCATCCCCTTGACAGTCACCTTATATCGATTCGCCTGTGGTTCGTTCAGCCCCTCCAGGGCAGCGGAAAAAAAGTGTGCTGGCTGGCAGTATACCTACTGTCGGTCTCACGTTATTCCATTTATTTTTCTTAGGAGTGTTCATGATGAAAAAAATTGTTTTGTTAACCTTGTTAATCAGTATGCTGGGTCTGTTTTCTGTCCAGGCGAATCAAGGTCGGCCTGGTCCCGGTTTTATGCCCAACACCGGGGATGTGGAGTTTGATCAATTCTTGCTCCGGGTGAACACCACTGCCGAGGTAAAAGTAGAGACGTATATCAGGGATCTCAGCACTGCTTTCCACGTTCCTGTCCAAAGGATCAATCGACTAATTCGTAAGCAGCGAATGGCACCGGCAGATGTCCTGCTTGTCCTGCAATTGGCGAACATGAACGGGGCTCCCCTGAAAAGGGTTCTTGAGCGGTATCGGCAATTCCGCCCGAAAGGCTGGCAAGCTGTCTTTACCTCTTTTGAGATTTATCCCGGTTCGCGGTTTTTTCTTATCCTGAGAAGAGAGATGCCGACCGTTATCGTTCGTTATGTTGAACAATGGCAGAAAGGATCTAAGAAGAAAAAGGGCTCTAAAAAGAAAAAAGGTTCAAAGCGGAAAGGTTCAAAGAAAAAGAAGGGTTCAAAAGGGAAATGAGCCTGATCGTCCGGTGGTGAGAGTTGTTATGCGACGCTTTTTTTATGATCCGAGTATCCAGGAGACTGAAGAGCAGATCCTGATTCTCGGCCCGGAGGCCCATCATATCAGAAATGTTCTGCGGATGCAGGTAGGTGACTGCGGCGAACTTTTTGACGGGAAAGGTGCTGTTGTGTCCGGTGAGATTGCTCGGATCAGCTCGAAAGAGGTGGTCTTTCAGGTACTCTCCCGGACGGATGCATCCGATTCCGGCGTTCCTCTGACCCTAGCTCAGGCCGTACTCAAAGGGAAAAAGATGGACCTGTTGGTCCAAAAGGCCACTGAACTCGGGGTTTATACCTTTGTTCCTGTACTTACTCGCTATTGCGAAAATCCGGGTCGGGCTGGGAAGCAGGCCGCGAAGCAGCTCGAACGCTGGCAGCGGATCATGCTGGAGGCCTGCAAGCAGTGCCGCAGGCCCATTCCTATGCAGATTTGTCCCCCTACAGAGCTACAAGAGCTTTCTTTTCCGGTGGGGGGACATAAGGTTATGCCTTGGGAAAATGAGGCAAATACCCCCTTTTCCGCTCTTGAGCTGGACAACGGACAGCCCGTGCTTGTGCTGATCGGGCCGGAGGGCGGTTTTCATTCTTCTGAGGTTGCCTATGCGGAGGAGGTCGGATTCAGGACGATCTCGCTTGGGCCGCGTATCCTGCGGGCTGAGACCGCTGCCTTGGCTGCTGTGGTGTTGGCTCAGCAGGCTGCGGGGAATTTTGCGGCCTTTCCGGTCAGGTGATTTTTTCAGAAGTATACAACTTAAGCAATCGTTATGAAACCATTATCAAAAGATCTGCAAACACCCAAGAAGAGCCTGGAAGAATTTTCAAGTGTCACCAAGAGAGTTTTAGGGCACTTACCTGATATTGTTTCTGAAAGAGCTGCAACAAGGGATTATATTATTCTCTCTTCCGTAGTGGCTGGCACATCAAAATTTGCCCGTCCAATCAACGAAAAGTTGTTTATCTTTGAGCGCAGTGCTTTTGATTTTGAATACAGAGAATTCCTTTCGATTATCGGAAAAATAAAAGCTGGAACCTCCGTCACAACAGAGGAACATCACGTCATAAACTCTGTTGTTTATACCATACAGCAAGCAATTGGTGTTGGAATGGATTTTTTGTGCAATCCAAACAGTTCAAGAAAACACGTTGGTAATAGATTTGAAGAACTCATTCGACTCGTTGTGACCGAATTAGGGGTACAAAATGATAACGTCGTTTTTAAAATCCCTTATCCATCGGAGCAAGGAGAGAAATTATATTCCTGTGAAACAGATATTATTCTTTCTCCTCACGATTCGGTGAGATCAGAGACGAAATTCATAGATAATAAGGAGATTATTGTTTCTCTCAAAACAACATCTAAAGACAGGATGGGAAAGATTTTTCTCGACAAATTGCTCATGCAAAAATTCGCAGGACACCCTGTCAAGGTCATCGGAATTTTTTTGAATGATGTCCAGAGAAAACAAACAGATAAAATCAGTTACACATTTGTATCCGGTTTATTCATGGTATACACTAAGTTCCTCACAGAATTGGAAGGAGTCTACTTTGTCGATCCTCCACCCATCACAAAAAATTCACCATATAACCAGCATGTTTTCCCTTTTTCAAAGTTTGTTACAGAGGATATCTGGGCATTACTCTCCTCTTAATTTTCTGCGACGCTCAACAGCCTCTGCTTCTTCCCCGTTATCGGCAATTCTTTTAAGATGACACTTATTTTGGAGTCTTTTTTTGATCGTATAGCAATATTCTTTTTGCGTCTCAGTCCCAAGCCATTTCCGTTGGAACGCTTCGGCTACAGCATAAGTGGTTCCAGAACCACCAAAAGGATCTACCACCAAGTCGTCAGGGTTTGAAGAGGCGAGCACACATTTTTTTACCAGCTCTATGGGCTTTTGAGTCGGGTGTTTTTCTCTCTCCCATGAGTTATTTGTTAGAGTAGGTATCTCAAAGACATCTTTTGGCTTTGCCCCCTTGGGATGTGGCGTCCAGACATATTTTTTTCCATTGCCATATTGTGAGCTTTTTGCTTGCGGGTGGCGTGGATATTTTAAGGTATGGGCATTATAAGGAAGGCGCACTTCATCAACATTGAAAATGATCTTGTTGCTTTTCCGAAAGTGTAATAAGCTCTCGTGAGAACGCCCCCAGTCATTTGCAAGGTTGGCTTTGTTTCGGTAGTACCAAACGAGCCACTTACACCCCTTAAAAAGGCTGCTGGCAGCCCATTTTAAGTCAGCTAATATTTCCGAAAACCCACATATATATAAACTTCCATTTGGCGCGAGAACACGATTTGCTTCTCTTATCCATTTCATGCTCCAGTCAACATATTCCTTTTGTGACTCAAACGTATCCCACTCTGCCTTTTTTATATTATAAGGTGGATCGGCAAAAATCAGTTGAACGGACGAGGTTTCGATGGTTTTAAGGAAAGTTATTGCATCTTCATTGTATAGCTGACCTAAACCCGTCTTGAAAAAAGGCGTTATTTGATATTGCAAAGAATTTGCATAGTCAGTTATATATTGATTTTCTAACTCGTTGAGTACAAATTCAATCTGTTCTTCATTGTAGACGCGATAATTATTAATCGGGTGTCGTTGAGAAGGGAACTTGCCGGTTTTGTCCCATCTTCTTAAAGTTTCTGAACTTACCCCGATTTTTTTGGCAGCTTGACTGATAGTGAGATAATTTTCCATAACTTTTCCTGTAACCATAATGGACTGTAAAACATTAAACAACGTTACACATGAAACCTTATACAACATATCGCATTGTCAGGGCAATATTTTTTTACACTCAGTGTATAATTATAAGTTTTCTAAATACTTTTCTTCTTTATTCGGCAAGTTAATAATTGAAAAGCGGAGAGATTTCAAAAGATACCGGAAAAAATGATTACAGCGGATAAGGTTGATTCAGGTCACAGCCTTGTAGGGCGCATTTCATGCACCATTTTTGGAGCGGGGGCCTCCGCAAATCCTACCGAGCTGGACAAAACGGCCAGTTTGTCCTCATGCTTATCGGGCCGGAAGGCGGTCTTGGCTGCTGTGGTGTTGGTTCAGCAGGGGCTGGGGAATTTTTCGTTAAGTTAAAATTAGATAGAGGGGCCAATCTTTGTACAAACAATCGCTCATTGAGCCGAACGAAGATATTGTGAAGCTTGCACTGGGAAGACATAATCAACTTCACGCAGATATAGTTCATGAATTCTGTTCGCGCTTTGTTGGTTCCGGTGGCAGGCTTTTATATATAGGTGATACAGCAAGCAGCCGCAACGAAGGCGGAAAATTGATGTTTTTAGAATCTGATTACCTGGAGTCGTTAGGTGTTCCACCTCTATCCCATGACAAGTTGCCTGATGTAATTGTGTATGACAAAGATCGGGAATGGTTGTTTTTGATCGAAGCCGTCACAAGTCATGGGCCTATTTCACCCAGGCGTTGGATTGAGCTTGAACAATCCTTTAAAGACTGTAAGGTCGGTCTTGTTTATGTAACGGCCTTTCCTGATCGTGCAGAATTCCGCAAGAACGCGGCTGACATTGCATGGGAAACTGAAGTTTGGATTGCCGAGAATCCAGACCATATGATTCATTTTAACGGTGGTCGGTTTTTAGGGCCTTATGGAAAGAATAGTTGATATAATGATATGTGCTCTAAGGTTTTAGAAGAAAAGCGTTTATTGTTCAGTAGGGGCTTCCTTCTTCGCTCTTGAGCTGGACAACGGACAACCTGTGCTTGTGCTGATCGGCCCGGAGGGCGGCTTTCATCCTTCTGAGGTTGCCTATGCGGGGAGGAGGTCGGATTCAGGACGATTTCGCTTGGACCGCGTATCCTGCGGGCAGAGACTGCTGCCTTGGCTGCTGTGGTTGTACTGGTTCAGGGGTATCCTACTTGTTGGTGTTAATGAAATGAAATGTATGAATAAAGAACCACATCAAGTGCTGGTTGAGTTACATCAGAAGTTCAATGAGAATTTTAGTGAATGGGATTCATTAGGCGATCACGGGCTTGAAAAAACCTTTGTAGGTTTGCAATGCATAGCTGCTGTTGGTGAGGTGCTTGAAGAACGAAAGTCATCAAAACATCACGACATATGCTGTAAAGTTTATGACGAAATATTTTCAGATGGGGTTTCTTCCGTATATTTAGCTGCCAATGCAATG is drawn from Candidatus Electrothrix rattekaaiensis and contains these coding sequences:
- a CDS encoding amino acid ABC transporter substrate-binding protein — translated: MNKCAISIMVPLLLMMSVVPIIAGTLDEVKKRDTLVCGVSTGLPGFSSTDEKGHWKGLDVDGCRAIAAAVLGDAGKVKYVPLNAKERFTALQSGEVDVLVRGTTWTKHRDTSLGLNFAGVNYYDGQGFMVSKKLGIKSAKELDGGIFCVHAGTTSELNLADYFAKNNMKYEAIVFDTHDQAAKGFEAGRCDCLTADQSQLYALRTHLSKPYDAMILKDIISKEPLGPVVRQGDDAWFNVVRWSFFAMLNADELGVTSANVDAMRKRSVNPAIRRLVGLDGDKGQSLGLPDDWSYQIIKQVGNYAESFRRNVGSGSSLKIERGLNALWKDGGIQYAPPMR
- a CDS encoding amino acid ABC transporter permease; its protein translation is MSKSEAIARWWNQGRNRALLFQVLLILGTVLFFFLIGANALGNLEQQGITSGFAFLSQKAGFGIIQTLVSYNESSTYARTFLVGLLNTILISVLGIICATVLGFLVGVARLSSNWLIAKLAAIYIEIFRNLPLLLQVFFWYFAVLRALPLPRNSLHIGNWFFLNIRGIYIPRPLPEQGFALLGMIFLMSIAGVCALKIYARKYQEKTGTELPILSASLAIFIIPSAITWFATGRPLYWELPSLQGLNFKGGMVVIPELAALLLALTVYTSSLIAEIVRSGILSVSHAQTEAARSLGLPQRKILRLVVIPQAMRVMIPQMTSQYLNLVKNSSLATAIGYPDLVSVFAGTSLNQTGQAIEIIAMTMAVYLTINLTISWLMNQYNARVLLQEQ
- a CDS encoding amino acid ABC transporter permease, which gives rise to MTRAHISHPDLPPPLISVGVVGWLRRNLFSTPLNTLLTLGAFYVLYRLLPPMVNWALLDADWAGTGREACSGEGACWVFVRLRFIHFMVGFYPESELWRPVAAFGLAGFLLLYLLLNHLPYKGWVAGFTIFGFPFIAFFLFYGGLFGLPVVETHQWGGLMLTLILSTVGMLFALPLGTLLALGRRSSMSVARALSVVFIELWRGVPLITVLFMSSVLLPLFMPDGIRLDKLLRALIGISLFQSAYMAEVIRSGLQAVPKGQYEAADALGLSYWKAMLLIILPQALKTVIPGIVNTFIELFKDTTLVLIIGLFDLLATVQGSFTDSKWLGFTTEGYIFAGLIYWMFCFSMSRYSHHLEKKLHTGH
- a CDS encoding amino acid ABC transporter ATP-binding protein — encoded protein: MGNTSAQQAGQGSGIALALDGVHKWYGTFHVLKNINLTVQRGERIIICGPSGCGKSTLIRCINRLEKHQQGMIQVDGIELDDDIKHIEQVRRNIGMVFQQFNLFPHLTVLENCCLALIWVLKKPRKEAETIALDYLERVRVVDQAFKYPGHLSGGQQQRVAIARSLCMNPSIMLFDEPTSALDPEMIKEVLDVMVDLAREGMTMLCVTHEMGFARTVADRVLFMDSGEIIEENNPENFFSNPQSERTKLFLGQIL
- a CDS encoding DUF262 domain-containing HNH endonuclease family protein, which codes for MKELMLMEPTNLTFQELFSNGMRYAVPRFQRDYAWGLEQWEDLWSDLSTLPDEHYHYMGYIVLQRKEQYHFEVIDGQQRLVTATLIILAAMKQIQDLIDAEQDPKNNKERLDELRSRFIGSKDIVSLKVSSKLSLNRNNKRFYRSVCSQLAAPNVRGLTVTNKLVKKCFDFFYKQKIGVAGHEIAAFVEQVTSGLMFTRIVVQDNLNAYKVFETLNARGVQLSTPDLLKNYLFSVITGKDDVPDEQLDELDEDWSAIVDQLGENTFTDFTRYHHNFQKRLVTKKGLFKSIRELADTPESSYSYVRSLAEFSPVYASLLSPYDEWWALQGGEYRPARHYLEGLKLFNIKQPFTILMAAFKAFSPDEFIKLLRYLYVLSIRYNVICRHSPNEQERSYNRIAMRVFHKEYTQASHVKNSEEFRTLYPEDSSFKNAFEFYKMPSRRSSKKIRFLLAEIERFLGHQVDYTKTSLEHVCPYNPDQGWYDHFGQGANEIADRLGNMVLLTKDDLKRSTFFQKKEAYLLSPFRLACKVAEYEEWNLKNVNLFQEWLACQAALAWRVG
- a CDS encoding 16S rRNA (uracil(1498)-N(3))-methyltransferase codes for the protein MRRFFYDPSIQETEEQILILGPEAHHIRNVLRMQVGDCGELFDGKGAVVSGEIARISSKEVVFQVLSRTDASDSGVPLTLAQAVLKGKKMDLLVQKATELGVYTFVPVLTRYCENPGRAGKQAAKQLERWQRIMLEACKQCRRPIPMQICPPTELQELSFPVGGHKVMPWENEANTPFSALELDNGQPVLVLIGPEGGFHSSEVAYAEEVGFRTISLGPRILRAETAALAAVVLAQQAAGNFAAFPVR
- a CDS encoding DNA methyltransferase, with protein sequence MENYLTISQAAKKIGVSSETLRRWDKTGKFPSQRHPINNYRVYNEEQIEFVLNELENQYITDYANSLQYQITPFFKTGLGQLYNEDAITFLKTIETSSVQLIFADPPYNIKKAEWDTFESQKEYVDWSMKWIREANRVLAPNGSLYICGFSEILADLKWAASSLFKGCKWLVWYYRNKANLANDWGRSHESLLHFRKSNKIIFNVDEVRLPYNAHTLKYPRHPQAKSSQYGNGKKYVWTPHPKGAKPKDVFEIPTLTNNSWEREKHPTQKPIELVKKCVLASSNPDDLVVDPFGGSGTTYAVAEAFQRKWLGTETQKEYCYTIKKRLQNKCHLKRIADNGEEAEAVERRRKLRGE
- a CDS encoding BsuBI/PstI family type II restriction endonuclease: MYKQSLIEPNEDIVKLALGRHNQLHADIVHEFCSRFVGSGGRLLYIGDTASSRNEGGKLMFLESDYLESLGVPPLSHDKLPDVIVYDKDREWLFLIEAVTSHGPISPRRWIELEQSFKDCKVGLVYVTAFPDRAEFRKNAADIAWETEVWIAENPDHMIHFNGGRFLGPYGKNS